In Deltaproteobacteria bacterium, the genomic stretch GATCGCCGCCGCCCCGAGCGTGTCGCGGTCATTCGACCGGGACCACGCGCCACACGCGGCCGGTGAACGTGCCGCCACCCGCGAAGTAGACATCGCCCCATGCGTTCCAGCCGTTGCCGGTCGGTGCGGTGTTGGGGTCGATGAGCACGCCCAGCTCTTCGAGGTTGTCGCCGTCGTAGCGCAGCCCGCGGACCTCGCCGTTGCAGTAGTCCGAGAACAGGTACGTGCCGTCCCACTCGGGCACCTGACAGCTGCGATACACCGCGCCACCGACCACCGCACAGTCGCCGCCGCCGTGGCTGATCTCGACCAGCGGCATCGTCAGGCCGTCGGTGTTGGTCTGGTTGGGTTCGACCGGCTCACACGCGTCGGCGTAGCAGTGGAAGCCCTCCATCGAGTTCCAGCCGTAGTCATGGCCGGCCTCGATGCGATCGATTTCTTCCCACGCGTTCTGGCCCACGTCGCCGACCCAGATGTCACCAGTGCCGACGTCGACCGACCAACGGAACGGATTGCGGAAGCCGAGCGCGAAGATCTCGGGGGCGTAGTCGCCGTCGCCGACGAACGGATTGTCGGCGGGGATCGTGTAGTCGAAGGGTCCGAATTGCGGGCAGCCTTCACACGCGACCGGGTTGTCATCGATGCCGTCCGGCTCGACGCCGATGCGGAGGAACTTCGCCAACAGGATGCCAGTCACGCGCGCGGTGCTCTGGGTGCCGCCATCGCCCATGCCGATGAGCAGATTGCCGGTGGTGTCGAACGCGATGCCGCCGCCGTTGTGGTTGTACTCCGGCTGCCAGATGTCGAGGATGAGACGCTCTGAGTCGGGGT encodes the following:
- a CDS encoding PQQ-dependent sugar dehydrogenase, yielding MTHSSKVTASHALAGLALWVTACGGSGGDGGTASDGTSTGSDTGSTGGPSSSTTQGGTTIDVTSATSTTATTGADTSAASDTATGSTGGSSTGSADGSSSSGGDTGPVVPPCPYDAVVGPSAWTLEVVAEDVEEPMFALGHPTEPDRLFVLERAGTIEMIEPGTTSPVVPSILEIDGVENGGESGLFGLAFHPNFPDDPRIYVNFTALPDGRTRINEYTLDPMNGWVGDPDSERLILDIWQPEYNHNGGGIAFDTTGNLLIGMGDGGTQSTARVTGILLAKFLRIGVEPDGIDDNPVACEGCPQFGPFDYTIPADNPFVGDGDYAPEIFALGFRNPFRWSVDVGTGDIWVGDVGQNAWEEIDRIEAGHDYGWNSMEGFHCYADACEPVEPNQTNTDGLTMPLVEISHGGGDCAVVGGAVYRSCQVPEWDGTYLFSDYCNGEVRGLRYDGDNLEELGVLIDPNTAPTGNGWNAWGDVYFAGGGTFTGRVWRVVPVE